AACCCCGTACNNNNNNNNNNNNNNNNNNNNtttttttttggtttttcttttattaaattaaaaacttataatttaacttattatttatctGATCCATAtgtcggcccgagccctccgcttccaccacagacatccattttttcttcacaaaatattttatcaaaatttgtcgcaccgcgaaactttcGATGAATCAAAGGAACAAAAATCGatttcctaaacaaattttgattagatatttttaaaaagaataaaaaaacaaaaaatatagatgtaatattgggaatatatgaatttctcacaataccagcaatacttatatcaatattgtcaaataaatcttataTCTGCAGATAACAATATGCCATATGATCCAGCGTGACGATCTATGTgaaattaagcagtcatctctatgtaaagatgtaaatttaaataattattgtacttgtgaattttatttttatattttaatttctattctacatcaggtatagctgtattttacttacaaaaagctttcatgcatgttaattgatgagtattgTAAGATatacatagtaaatattcatattattttatttaaatctttcaaaataatattataagagtttattggaaccaaaaaagttaaaataagtccgtgccaaagcgttccagtaggaggtcatgcgtatctgtcggcatgcaagcgtgccacgtgtcggcacgcaagcgtgcccgtgccgtaccgtgccagggacgtAACGGCACGcctccgtgccacggcactttaaaccttgatttTCAGCATTGAAACTTTGAGGACTGATCTTAAATCAGATCAAACTACAAGGGAATCTGGGTCAAATTTCAGGTGTAATTGTGTAAATTTGTAAACAGCCCAATTATTTACCATCTTCTATATCTTTGCGTGATTAAGTAGTAGTGTAATAAAATCTTGGTTCATTATGCTCGCTAGCTTCTTTATTTAGTAAAATGCAAATATCTCCATTTGATTCTCCATATTGTAAAAATGATCTCTATTGTCTATAAATTGAGCTGAACTATGTTTTAGCATCTTGCATGTTCTTTTTCAAACTGCAGTATCATCCTGACATGAACAAGAGCCCAGGTGCAGAAGAAAAGTTCAAGGAGATTAGTGCTGCATACGAGGTATTATTACCCTACACAAGCTCTATCTGTATCATACATGTATACTTTTgcttttatatttaagtttgtATCCTGTACTGGTGCGGTTGTAATGATGGTTGTTTCCCAACCTGCATTTCTGTGTGATTACTGTAATCTTTACTTTTTATACTTAAGTAATATAATTGTTTCCTGGAAATGTAGTTTCTCCCATGTGGTGTTGTAACAAATCATTCTATAGGTGCTATCAGATGAGGAGAAAAGGTCTTTATACGATCGTTATGGTGAAGCGGGCTTGCAACGAGACAATGGAGGACCAAATGTTGGCCCACAAGGGGTAAAAGTGTTTTTTGCATTTCTTTATATCAAATGttactatctttttcttttgtctaTGTTCTCTTCATTTCCATGAGATTTCTAAAGGGTTGTTCTTTGCCGGGGTTGCAACTTGGATTTGGTTTAATCTGTCAACTCAACCTGATGAGTGGGTCAGATTGGGTTCTGCAATTTTGAACTCTATTGTGGTGtagaccaaggatttaagtgccgtagcACGGGGTGGTGTTGAAAACTTATCGGCATGATATGGCACGGTGTGTACCGGTCCGTACCGATGAgtgtcggtcacaaaaaatacatgtgtgccaacacataatggcatgaaatattgattttctttagcaataaaatgttctaattgcttattatgtatctttatcaaatcttttaaattttattgagaaattatttactaatttaaagaaaaaagagttttgagCTCTGCTATCGGCACAGGGACTATATTGtgtcggtatcttgttggcatgaTACGGCACGGTGAATATGGTCTGtgtcgatgggcacttaaattcttggtgTAGACTTTGCTAATATCAACTTCATCTAAATTAGGGTTCTGTTTAGGCTAAACCCTTGAACTAATTTGAACCGGAACTAGCCTCCCAAGTTGCATCCCTACAGTTTGggggtctctatacattttacccttataataattaataaatagtgTGCAATAAAGCATAAAATAATGCTACCATTCTCCATGATCTCTTTTGGTTTATGAGAACTAGCGATAATGTTAATATAAATACTACTGGATAAGCCAAATATgttgtgacgccccgacttcccagggggtcacccatcctaggactactcccgtcctagcacgcttaactctcttaaccttttgggtctagccaccacccaaaatgcttaagccgggttaagagttttagcctattatatctcatatataggactatctggggtctcacatatgtgttgtttaattttctttgtttaatGTGAAAGAATGTGCTATCATTCAATAAAGCTGAGAAATATTTTCCATCACATTCTTTAATACAAGTTCtcgttaaattaaattagtgaGCGTTTGGTTCCTTAGGAAAGTGTAAAAACTACTTTCtggaaataatttttatttttcatataaaatagTATGGAAAAtgaaaacactattttttataaaatttggaaaaaaatacttaaaaaatctACTTTTTCTAGAAACAAAACAAATGGAAATACCTTTTTAtctagaaaactattttctgaaatatttttcGGAAAACTGAACGTCCTCTTAGCGATACTTTGGCAAATTGCAATACTTATATGAGTTGGGCGAGGCTCCTCTAAATTTGGTTTTTCGAAAAATATCTCAGAGAATAGCTTTGTGTTGGAAAAGAATGGCAGGTCAATCTCGAATAAAAACACTTAGATGGCTGTATGAGCATAAACTGTGGCAAGTAGCTAAGTCTTTCTATAAGCCAAATGCTTATAGAGATCATGGCAGGTCAATCTCTTGCCCTAGCTTGCCTTAGCATTTGATAATAATACTTTAAGAGCGTTGGTGGGAGGCTTATTCTGTTATgaaatttattcaaatatttctATTGGAATTTCTCAACTTTGAGATGTGCTTTATAGCCACTTTATCTTTTGACGGCAGATTTCTCAACAAATAATAAGCCATTAATTTGTGCCATCTTTCTTTTGCATACTTTGAAGGTAGATCCTTATGAAGTCTTTAATGCGTTCTTTGGTGAGTCAAGTGGACTTTTTGGAGCTGACATAGATCCTGGGGGAATCAGATTTAGTACAAAAGACAACCGTCGCCAGGATCTTGATATTCGGTAAATGTCCCATTTCAATCTCATCATGCAAAATGCTTACTTTTGGTATGTAGAAATTAGTAATGGTAAATGTCCTATTTCAATCACATCTTGATATTCGGTAACGTCCTATTTCAATCACATCATGCAAACTGCTTACTTTTGGTATGTAGAAATTACTAATGGTAGTGTACCTGAACTTCAAGTGAAGTATCTCTTAGCTCACCCTGCTTAATTTCTATTCCAGTCAGGATGCTTTGTTAAACTACATATATTCTCCAAAGcgaataaacaaaataatatttaaatttagttatcaCATCATCTTTACAGATGCTATTAATTTATCTCTGAGAAATGATTGGACTGCTTATTTAGTTATCAAATCATATCTTCAGGATGGTCTAATAGTTGACTAATACTATTTTGGATATGATATAGGAGGGTAAATGGCTAGCAATCATTGCGATGTCATTTATTGAAGCTGAATTAGCTATGTTATCATTGCTTCGTCTGAAAAATTAATCAGAATTTGAGCAATGAGACAatcgaaataaaaattaaatttcaatgcCTTTATTGAATCAAATCAAAGTTTAATGACCATaatgaaatttcaaaaaagtTTGGTGACAATAAGATCGTAAATAGTGGATAGCAGTACATAGTGTTTGGGGGATGTCAAAGTGAATAGCGGATAGCCGGCACCATAGCGGCCGCTATGAACCTATGGCGGGAttcataataaattatttaaatgctTATATTCCTAActgaatttgtatttaaaatgaTAGTAGTAATATATTAGTTCCAAGTATAGAAGTATAACTCCTTTTAatttctctatatttttattccATGTAGTGTTTCTACTTAGCATAGTGATCCTTAATGGCCTATCGATAAACCTGTGTTGTTGCCATGTTTTCTTTCACCctatgaataaaattataattttcttgtTCATTTCTTTTGTACCTTATTGTTGTAATTACttgctaattttgaaaaatgagGGTTTTGGAATCATACTATTGGTACGGGGGTGAGACCTTTGTCGGTATGGCACGACATGGTGAGCACACTCCGTGGCAGTGAGCACTTGTAACCTTTCTTGAGACTTTGGATGAGTTAGacatatttttttgcttttgttctGTTTGGGGAGGAGGGTATCTACTTGTGACAAAAGGTTCTGCTGAGACCTAAAACATAAAGGACTGTTCGTGTTGATGAACTTTTTCGCAAGAACAAGGGCAATCAGGATCTCAAGACTCGGAAACAGTGATTATGCAAGGAATGATATGGTTCCCCATTCTTCTGGCCTACAGAACTAGAAATATTGTAGTATTTAGAGATCCTAGAAATTGTTCTTTtctgagaataaaaaattttaccagCATTGTCCCATATGAATAAGGTAGGGTTTATACTTGGTTGGTAAGAGACCCAAAAATTTGGTCTTAACCAGAGATATGAATTATATAACTTGTTTAATTTGTGAGCACTCCTGTCTTCCTCTACAATACTGATTTCCCATTCACCATGGCCTACCTTCattatatccaaattaattaccATCCTTTAGTGATATAGCATGATCGCTTTGCTTACACTTTAGGCAGCAGTTATTTTATCTCTCTCTGCTGTATGATGAACAGTTGTTAATGTCAAATAAGGTTTTTACATCAGTATGGATGAATGGATCAGTAATAACTAACTATTGGACAACAGTCCATTGTGGATGTTATTCCATTTGTgttttgtaaaatccaaaacgGAAGTTGAAACATCCAATGAGATGACACTTAATCAGAACTGAGAGGAAACTggacaattttaattttaatactataattaTGTCTGCTAGAAAACTGAAACcaaaaaaccaaaaccaaaactaTTTAGACATGCGAACTGACATACTTAAAATGTTGAAGTCGACCCTTGTCTTAACTGTGCTATTTAAATAGTTATGTATCTCTGAATATTTATGCATGTTTGTCTGTATCTTCCCTCTTGACTATATTTGTATTGCCTATTTGGGACCAAGATCAGTTCACACTTTTGTAGCATTGACTATCATTTTATGATGAGTTGCTGTACAGCTTTTGGTAGGGAAAGGGCTAAAGAGGTACAAATAATAATGtttagaaaatcttttgaatatCTAGGGGCATAAACTTTATCTCAGAATGGCTATCCAGTTAAATTTCCtgcgattattttttttttccagaagtttatttatttctctTCCTTTTAAATTTCTTAGTTTGTTTTTTCTGTCTCTTTTCCGTAATCATTTTTGCTGCCAGAAGTTTCTTTGTTTCTTAGTTCATTCTGTAATCCTATTCTATTGCAGCTACGGCCTTTCGTTGACCTTTGAAGAATCAGTTTTTGGAGGAAGACAAGAATTTAATATTTCTCGTTTTGAAACCTGTGACGACTGTAATGGTTCAGGTGCGAAATCTAGCAATTCCATAAAGCCGTGCGCTGAGTGTGGAGGTAGGGGTGGAGTAATGAAAACTCAAAGAACACCCCTTGGTGTAGTTTCTCAGGTCTGTTTAAACCAAGAACTTATTCTTTCATGGTGACTTAAATTTGGAGTTTAATCAAATATGAGCATGTTGCTTTTTTTCCCTCTCGATTTAGCCTGTAAACTAGACAGTATGAtatgatcttctttttttttttcctgttctgCTCTCTCtcagtttctctctctcacgaTATAAACGTTCCATAGATATCTACTTGTGCAAAATGCGATGGGGAGGGCAAGATAATCACTGAACATTGCAAACGTTGCAGTGGTGAAGGCAGAGTACAAGCAAAGCGAAATATCAAACTGGATATACCAGCTGGTATTGATGATGGATATACCATACAAATGCAGGGAGAAGGAAACATCAATAAGAAAAAGTAAGAATCTATATATTCAGAACAGTTTGTTCATTCTTAACAGCTTCAAGTAATCCAGTATTTAGTAATGTTGGGAACTTCTATGTACTATTATACTTTCATCTAGTTTGACATAAAGATTATTGACTGTACTTATCACAGTATCTGCTGTACTGGAGTTAATGACTAAATGGTCCAAAACAGCTGCAGAACTTCCATTAGAagtcttttttgttttcaatgttTTCAATTGTCTATTTTTAAGCCTTCCATGTGTTGATTTTTGTGCACGGAGAGATACTGTTGACGAATGTTTGGAAGTGTCTTTACAGTCTTTGCATTTTATAAAgctagttttcttttttattctcatatGTTGTGTTTATGATGCATGGAACTTCTCATAATGTATTAAACTTTTAGTCTTTTAGCTGCTGTAGACATTGTTATTGCAGTAACATACCTTTAACTATTTATTTGACTATGCAGGGGTATAAAGGGTGATCTCTATATCTCCATCCTTGTCAAAGAAAAGCAAGGAATCGGAAGGGATGGGATTAATTTGTACTCGGATATAAGCATTGATTATACTGAAGCAATTCTTGGAACTAAAGTCAAGGTCAGCTTTATGTTCCAAGTAGTTTGATCTTATATCGAAACTATACTGAGGTTTTGATTGTTTGTTTTAACTTTAAAACAATTCATCGAAGAATCTAGGTCATTTCTTTCATGAGATCTCGAGTGCTgaaatatcatatttttattgTCTTTCTTTATTTCTCAAAAGCTTGTATTTGAGCTGCCAAAAACAGATTTATGTTATTGTGGAGAatcaattacaaaatttctaccATAATGTTTTGAATTTTACAATACTTAAGCTCTTCTGAAGTTTCTATTGAATCTTACAATAAAACCTATTTGAGAATGTAATCATTTTCTTTTGATGTACCTAGCTgttatgggaaaaaaaaagaaaagaaaaaaaaaaaactggtcaTCACTTCTCATGGAAAGGTGAAATGCAATGTCAGGTTGAAACAATTGAAGGGTACAGAGATCTCCAAATTCCTTCTGGTACCCAACCGGGAGAAAAGCTGAAATTTGCTAACTTGGGAGTTCCGCACATCGATGTACCTTCAGTTCGAGGCGATCACTACTTTATTGTAAGGGTAGAGATCCCAAAGAATATCAGGTTCAAGTCCTCATATGTGGTTCTTTACTAGATTTAT
Above is a genomic segment from Ananas comosus cultivar F153 linkage group 15, ASM154086v1, whole genome shotgun sequence containing:
- the LOC109721809 gene encoding uncharacterized protein LOC109721809: MATSPLLLSNPSLSFFLPPLSPRRRSLSSAAAAEPRFSPLRVAPRVGHRRRLRLCGVAAAKGDAAAAAATKDYYVTLNLRRNATLQEIKSSYRSLARKYHPDMNKSPGAEEKFKEISAAYEVLSDEEKRSLYDRYGEAGLQRDNGGPNVGPQGVDPYEVFNAFFGESSGLFGADIDPGGIRFSTKDNRRQDLDIRYGLSLTFEESVFGGRQEFNISRFETCDDCNGSGAKSSNSIKPCAECGGRGGVMKTQRTPLGVVSQISTCAKCDGEGKIITEHCKRCSGEGRVQAKRNIKLDIPAGIDDGYTIQMQGEGNINKKKGIKGDLYISILVKEKQGIGRDGINLYSDISIDYTEAILGTKVKVETIEGYRDLQIPSGTQPGEKLKFANLGVPHIDVPSVRGDHYFIVRVEIPKNISNAERLLVEQLASLKKTKDYPISAEEILSNNNNKLKSGNRRNPPSKRSKFWSSIRNLFGGGRGSTEFASLSVLAPVPARPLQRSVDPAVSVSIFGVLLLAFFVSLRGRTIRCLFLKNHPSTLPRFVK